In Paroedura picta isolate Pp20150507F chromosome 1, Ppicta_v3.0, whole genome shotgun sequence, the following are encoded in one genomic region:
- the ANKRD6 gene encoding ankyrin repeat domain-containing protein 6 isoform X9, whose translation MSQQDVVAVLSERLLIAAYKGQVDHVVQLINKGAKVAVTKHGRSALHLAAHKGHLGVVQILLKASCDVDLQDDADQTALHRATVVGNTDVIAALIHEGCALDRQDKDGNTALHEASWHGFSQSAKLLVKAGANVLARNKAGNTPLHLACQNSHSQSVRVLLLGGSRADIKNNAGDTCLHVAARYNHLPIIRVLLSAFCSVHEKNQAGDTALHVAAALNHKKVVKLLLEEGADGTIVNNAGQTPLEVAREHNNPEVALLLIKAPQVSRFNRGRSLRKKRERLKEERRAQSVPRDEVVQSKASASAADDTHSSDQAPQGICGLKDEAQLPLSELKAMKTKKKKLREKVSANSDPTSPADQQMPPGPQQNLHKRKSKHRCTTATPPHEFRAYQLYTLYRGKNGKIMQAPINGCRCEPLINKVENQLAAAVEEIKAEFVTVQDKMNSKLGQMENKTQHQLRVLDKLMAERLSAERTECLHRLQQHSELERNEGEKRQVSLVGDLKAWCMLKIQNLELKLSGDSRSSRPKSTQSTSESLTETLDMENLHSTKDCKTSQTPLQSDGSHQHSCIALQNSLSEDTSRSQVQTTEQSFGKQYFVVQEATTSGTEHQVVMAGPAPSAASSQVVRPKDKAGYGRLQQELPLSEFSGSKLRHVKVQTVSQASAECVKPESQGGYCVDKGTQTKKSRSGQLKHRPHQHAAVHPTQHQQPLAVPEGNQPSPQVGSTSQALEITQYFFEAVSCQMEKWYERKIEEARKQANQKAQEDKAALKEHIKSLEEELHKLRTKAQKEN comes from the exons CATGGGCGCTCAGCTCTCCATCTTGCAGCTCACAAGGGCCATCTTGGCGTTGTCCAGATCTTACTCAAGGCAAGCTGTGATGTGGACCTTCAGGATGAT GCCGATCAGACAGCTTTGCACCGAGCTACTGTTGTAGGGAATACAGATGTAATAGCAGCTCTTATCCATGAAGGGTGTGCTTTGGACAGACAAGACAAG GATGGGAATACAGCTCTCCATGAAGCCTCTTGGCATGGATTCAGTCAGTCTGCCAAACTGCTTGTTAAGGCAGGAGCTAATGTTCTTGCCAGAAACAAG GCAGGAAATACTCCGTTGCACTTGGCCTGCCAAAACAGTCATTCGCAGAGTGTTCGGGTTTTGCTGCTTGGAGGTTCTCGGGCGGATATCAAAAACAAT GCAGGAGATACCTGTTTGCATGTTGCAGCACGTTATAATCACTTACCCATCATTAGGGTGCTCCTCAGTGCATTCTGTTCGGTCCATGAAAAAAATCAG GCCGGTGATACAGCCCTCCATGTAGCTGCTGCGCTAAATCATAAAAAAGTGGTCAAACTCTTGTTGGAAGAAGGAGCTGATGGGACAATTGTTAACAAT GCTGGTCAGACCCCACTGGAGGTTGCCAGAGagcacaacaaccctgaggtTGCCCTTCTGCTCATCAAGGCTCCACAG GTTTCACGCTTCAACCGTGGAAGAAGCTtgaggaagaagagggaaagaCTGAAGGAAGAAAGGCGAGCACAGTCGGTACCAAGAGATGAAGTGGTGCAGAGCAAG GCCAGTGCCTCAGCTGCAGATGATACTCACAGCAGTGACCAGGCCCCTCAAGGGATATGTGGCTTGAAAGATGAAGCCCAGCTGCCTTTGTCAGAACTCAAAGCGATGAAGACTAAAAAGAAGAAACTGAGAGAAAAG GTATCAGCAAACTCAGATCCCACATCACCAGCTGACCAGCAGATGCCTCCTGGCCCACAGCAGAACTTGCACAAACGCAAAAGTAAACACCGTTGTACAACGGCCACCCCACCCCATGAATTCAGAGCCTACCAGTTATATACACTCTATCGTGGAAAGAATGGGAAGATCATGCAG GCACCAATAAATGGATGCCGGTGTGAGCCACTGATAAATAAAGTAGAGAATCAGCTTGCAGCAGCTGTAGAAGAAATAAAAGCTGAGTTTGTAACCGTACAAGATAAGATGAACAGCAAACTAGGACAgatggaaaacaaaacacagcatCAG CTCCGTGTTTTAGACAAATTGATGGCAGAGAGACTGTCAGCAGAAAGGACTGAGTGCCTTCATCGCCTTCAGCAACATTCTGAGTTGGAaagaaatgaaggggaaaaacGGCAG GTTTCGCTGGTGGGGGATTTGAAAGCATGGTGCATGTTAAAAATTCAGAATCTGGAACTGAAGCTTTCTGGAGATTCTAGATCTTCGAGACCAAAATCAACGCAGTCCACAAGTGAGTCTCTCACTGAGACCTTGGATATGGAAAATCTTCATAGTACAAAGGACTGTAAAACAAGCCAGACTCCACTGCAGTCAGATGGTTCACACCAGCATTCTTGCATTGCTCTTCAGAATAGTCTCTCAGAAGATACTAGTAGGAGTCAAGTGCAAACAACAGAACAGAGCTTTGGGAAGCAATATTTTGTAGTTCAAGAAGCCACCACATCAG GAACAGAGCACCAGGTAGTAATGGCTGGTCCTGCTCCTTCCGCAGCATCTTCTCAAGTCGTGAGGCCTAAGGACAAAGCGGGTTACGGCAGACTGCAACAGGAATTGCCATTGTCTGAGTTCTCAGGTTCCAAATTAAGGCACGTTAAAGTCCAAACTGTTTCACAGGCCTCTGCAGAATGTGTAAAGCCAGAGTCACAGGGCGGCTACTGTGTGGACAAAGGAACTCAAACAAAGAAATCAAGAAGTGGTCAGTTGAAGCACCGGCCCCACCAACATGCAGCAGTTCATCCCACACAGCACCAGCAGCCACTTGCTGTCCCTGAAGGAAACCAGCCCAGCCCTCAAGTTGGAAGCACTTCTCAGGCGCTGGAAATCACACAGTATTTCTTTGAGGCTGTTTCCTGTCAGATGGAGAAGTGGTACGAGAGGAAGATTGAGGAAGCTCGAAAGCAAGCCAATCAGAAAGCTCAGGAAGATAAAGCAGCCCTTAAAGAGCACATTAAAAGTTTGGAAGAGGAACTTCATAAGTTAAGGACTAAGGCGCAAAAGGAAAATTAG
- the ANKRD6 gene encoding ankyrin repeat domain-containing protein 6 isoform X4 yields the protein MSQQDVVAVLSERLLIAAYKGQVDHVVQLINKGAKVAVTKHGRSALHLAAHKGHLGVVQILLKASCDVDLQDDPVETSSLEYETPRSNSFLLPTKPASPYWNPDAISDWSMSVHTARTSEIDKEKVALVKEVKEEKDKKKQRRKARKDPRRLQREKEADQTALHRATVVGNTDVIAALIHEGCALDRQDKDGNTALHEASWHGFSQSAKLLVKAGANVLARNKAGNTPLHLACQNSHSQSVRVLLLGGSRADIKNNAGDTALHVAAALNHKKVVKLLLEEGADGTIVNNAGQTPLEVAREHNNPEVALLLIKAPQVSRFNRGRSLRKKRERLKEERRAQSVPRDEVVQSKASASAADDTHSSDQAPQGICGLKDEAQLPLSELKAMKTKKKKLREKVSANSDPTSPADQQMPPGPQQNLHKRKSKHRCTTATPPHEFRAYQLYTLYRGKNGKIMQAPINGCRCEPLINKVENQLAAAVEEIKAEFVTVQDKMNSKLGQMENKTQHQLRVLDKLMAERLSAERTECLHRLQQHSELERNEGEKRQVSLVGDLKAWCMLKIQNLELKLSGDSRSSRPKSTQSTSESLTETLDMENLHSTKDCKTSQTPLQSDGSHQHSCIALQNSLSEDTSRSQVQTTEQSFGKQYFVVQEATTSGTEHQVVMAGPAPSAASSQVVRPKDKAGYGRLQQELPLSEFSGSKLRHVKVQTVSQASAECVKPESQGGYCVDKGTQTKKSRSGQLKHRPHQHAAVHPTQHQQPLAVPEGNQPSPQVGSTSQALEITQYFFEAVSCQMEKWYERKIEEARKQANQKAQEDKAALKEHIKSLEEELHKLRTKAQKEN from the exons CATGGGCGCTCAGCTCTCCATCTTGCAGCTCACAAGGGCCATCTTGGCGTTGTCCAGATCTTACTCAAGGCAAGCTGTGATGTGGACCTTCAGGATGAT CCTGTGGAGACCAGCTCTCTAGAGTATGAAACTCCAAGAAGTAATTCTTTCCTTCTCCCTACTAAACCTGCAAGTCCTTATTGGAATCCTGACGCCATCTCTGATTGGTCAATGAGTGTTCACACTGCACGTACCTCAGAAATAGACAAAGAAAAAGTGGCCCTGGTAAAAGAAGTCAAGGAAGAAAAAGATAAGAAAAAGCAGAGGAGAAAGGCTAGAAAAGACCCTAGAAGATTGCAAAGAGAGAAGGAG GCCGATCAGACAGCTTTGCACCGAGCTACTGTTGTAGGGAATACAGATGTAATAGCAGCTCTTATCCATGAAGGGTGTGCTTTGGACAGACAAGACAAG GATGGGAATACAGCTCTCCATGAAGCCTCTTGGCATGGATTCAGTCAGTCTGCCAAACTGCTTGTTAAGGCAGGAGCTAATGTTCTTGCCAGAAACAAG GCAGGAAATACTCCGTTGCACTTGGCCTGCCAAAACAGTCATTCGCAGAGTGTTCGGGTTTTGCTGCTTGGAGGTTCTCGGGCGGATATCAAAAACAAT GCCGGTGATACAGCCCTCCATGTAGCTGCTGCGCTAAATCATAAAAAAGTGGTCAAACTCTTGTTGGAAGAAGGAGCTGATGGGACAATTGTTAACAAT GCTGGTCAGACCCCACTGGAGGTTGCCAGAGagcacaacaaccctgaggtTGCCCTTCTGCTCATCAAGGCTCCACAG GTTTCACGCTTCAACCGTGGAAGAAGCTtgaggaagaagagggaaagaCTGAAGGAAGAAAGGCGAGCACAGTCGGTACCAAGAGATGAAGTGGTGCAGAGCAAG GCCAGTGCCTCAGCTGCAGATGATACTCACAGCAGTGACCAGGCCCCTCAAGGGATATGTGGCTTGAAAGATGAAGCCCAGCTGCCTTTGTCAGAACTCAAAGCGATGAAGACTAAAAAGAAGAAACTGAGAGAAAAG GTATCAGCAAACTCAGATCCCACATCACCAGCTGACCAGCAGATGCCTCCTGGCCCACAGCAGAACTTGCACAAACGCAAAAGTAAACACCGTTGTACAACGGCCACCCCACCCCATGAATTCAGAGCCTACCAGTTATATACACTCTATCGTGGAAAGAATGGGAAGATCATGCAG GCACCAATAAATGGATGCCGGTGTGAGCCACTGATAAATAAAGTAGAGAATCAGCTTGCAGCAGCTGTAGAAGAAATAAAAGCTGAGTTTGTAACCGTACAAGATAAGATGAACAGCAAACTAGGACAgatggaaaacaaaacacagcatCAG CTCCGTGTTTTAGACAAATTGATGGCAGAGAGACTGTCAGCAGAAAGGACTGAGTGCCTTCATCGCCTTCAGCAACATTCTGAGTTGGAaagaaatgaaggggaaaaacGGCAG GTTTCGCTGGTGGGGGATTTGAAAGCATGGTGCATGTTAAAAATTCAGAATCTGGAACTGAAGCTTTCTGGAGATTCTAGATCTTCGAGACCAAAATCAACGCAGTCCACAAGTGAGTCTCTCACTGAGACCTTGGATATGGAAAATCTTCATAGTACAAAGGACTGTAAAACAAGCCAGACTCCACTGCAGTCAGATGGTTCACACCAGCATTCTTGCATTGCTCTTCAGAATAGTCTCTCAGAAGATACTAGTAGGAGTCAAGTGCAAACAACAGAACAGAGCTTTGGGAAGCAATATTTTGTAGTTCAAGAAGCCACCACATCAG GAACAGAGCACCAGGTAGTAATGGCTGGTCCTGCTCCTTCCGCAGCATCTTCTCAAGTCGTGAGGCCTAAGGACAAAGCGGGTTACGGCAGACTGCAACAGGAATTGCCATTGTCTGAGTTCTCAGGTTCCAAATTAAGGCACGTTAAAGTCCAAACTGTTTCACAGGCCTCTGCAGAATGTGTAAAGCCAGAGTCACAGGGCGGCTACTGTGTGGACAAAGGAACTCAAACAAAGAAATCAAGAAGTGGTCAGTTGAAGCACCGGCCCCACCAACATGCAGCAGTTCATCCCACACAGCACCAGCAGCCACTTGCTGTCCCTGAAGGAAACCAGCCCAGCCCTCAAGTTGGAAGCACTTCTCAGGCGCTGGAAATCACACAGTATTTCTTTGAGGCTGTTTCCTGTCAGATGGAGAAGTGGTACGAGAGGAAGATTGAGGAAGCTCGAAAGCAAGCCAATCAGAAAGCTCAGGAAGATAAAGCAGCCCTTAAAGAGCACATTAAAAGTTTGGAAGAGGAACTTCATAAGTTAAGGACTAAGGCGCAAAAGGAAAATTAG
- the ANKRD6 gene encoding ankyrin repeat domain-containing protein 6 isoform X2 — translation MSQQDVVAVLSERLLIAAYKGQVDHVVQLINKGAKVAVTKHGRSALHLAAHKGHLGVVQILLKASCDVDLQDDPVETSSLEYETPRSNSFLLPTKPASPYWNPDAISDWSMSVHTARTSEIDKEKVALVKEVKEEKDKKKQRRKARKDPRRLQREKEADQTALHRATVVGNTDVIAALIHEGCALDRQDKDGNTALHEASWHGFSQSAKLLVKAGANVLARNKAGNTPLHLACQNSHSQSVRVLLLGGSRADIKNNAGDTCLHVAARYNHLPIIRVLLSAFCSVHEKNQAGDTALHVAAALNHKKVVKLLLEEGADGTIVNNAGQTPLEVAREHNNPEVALLLIKAPQVSRFNRGRSLRKKRERLKEERRAQSVPRDEVVQSKASASAADDTHSSDQAPQGICGLKDEAQLPLSELKAMKTKKKKLREKVSANSDPTSPADQQMPPGPQQNLHKRKSKHRCTTATPPHEFRAYQLYTLYRGKNGKIMQAPINGCRCEPLINKVENQLAAAVEEIKAEFVTVQDKMNSKLGQMENKTQHQLRVLDKLMAERLSAERTECLHRLQQHSELERNEGEKRQVSLVGDLKAWCMLKIQNLELKLSGDSRSSRPKSTQSTSESLTETLDMENLHSTKDCKTSQTPLQSDGSHQHSCIALQNSLSEDTSRSQVQTTEQSFGKQYFVVQEATTSASSQVVRPKDKAGYGRLQQELPLSEFSGSKLRHVKVQTVSQASAECVKPESQGGYCVDKGTQTKKSRSGQLKHRPHQHAAVHPTQHQQPLAVPEGNQPSPQVGSTSQALEITQYFFEAVSCQMEKWYERKIEEARKQANQKAQEDKAALKEHIKSLEEELHKLRTKAQKEN, via the exons CATGGGCGCTCAGCTCTCCATCTTGCAGCTCACAAGGGCCATCTTGGCGTTGTCCAGATCTTACTCAAGGCAAGCTGTGATGTGGACCTTCAGGATGAT CCTGTGGAGACCAGCTCTCTAGAGTATGAAACTCCAAGAAGTAATTCTTTCCTTCTCCCTACTAAACCTGCAAGTCCTTATTGGAATCCTGACGCCATCTCTGATTGGTCAATGAGTGTTCACACTGCACGTACCTCAGAAATAGACAAAGAAAAAGTGGCCCTGGTAAAAGAAGTCAAGGAAGAAAAAGATAAGAAAAAGCAGAGGAGAAAGGCTAGAAAAGACCCTAGAAGATTGCAAAGAGAGAAGGAG GCCGATCAGACAGCTTTGCACCGAGCTACTGTTGTAGGGAATACAGATGTAATAGCAGCTCTTATCCATGAAGGGTGTGCTTTGGACAGACAAGACAAG GATGGGAATACAGCTCTCCATGAAGCCTCTTGGCATGGATTCAGTCAGTCTGCCAAACTGCTTGTTAAGGCAGGAGCTAATGTTCTTGCCAGAAACAAG GCAGGAAATACTCCGTTGCACTTGGCCTGCCAAAACAGTCATTCGCAGAGTGTTCGGGTTTTGCTGCTTGGAGGTTCTCGGGCGGATATCAAAAACAAT GCAGGAGATACCTGTTTGCATGTTGCAGCACGTTATAATCACTTACCCATCATTAGGGTGCTCCTCAGTGCATTCTGTTCGGTCCATGAAAAAAATCAG GCCGGTGATACAGCCCTCCATGTAGCTGCTGCGCTAAATCATAAAAAAGTGGTCAAACTCTTGTTGGAAGAAGGAGCTGATGGGACAATTGTTAACAAT GCTGGTCAGACCCCACTGGAGGTTGCCAGAGagcacaacaaccctgaggtTGCCCTTCTGCTCATCAAGGCTCCACAG GTTTCACGCTTCAACCGTGGAAGAAGCTtgaggaagaagagggaaagaCTGAAGGAAGAAAGGCGAGCACAGTCGGTACCAAGAGATGAAGTGGTGCAGAGCAAG GCCAGTGCCTCAGCTGCAGATGATACTCACAGCAGTGACCAGGCCCCTCAAGGGATATGTGGCTTGAAAGATGAAGCCCAGCTGCCTTTGTCAGAACTCAAAGCGATGAAGACTAAAAAGAAGAAACTGAGAGAAAAG GTATCAGCAAACTCAGATCCCACATCACCAGCTGACCAGCAGATGCCTCCTGGCCCACAGCAGAACTTGCACAAACGCAAAAGTAAACACCGTTGTACAACGGCCACCCCACCCCATGAATTCAGAGCCTACCAGTTATATACACTCTATCGTGGAAAGAATGGGAAGATCATGCAG GCACCAATAAATGGATGCCGGTGTGAGCCACTGATAAATAAAGTAGAGAATCAGCTTGCAGCAGCTGTAGAAGAAATAAAAGCTGAGTTTGTAACCGTACAAGATAAGATGAACAGCAAACTAGGACAgatggaaaacaaaacacagcatCAG CTCCGTGTTTTAGACAAATTGATGGCAGAGAGACTGTCAGCAGAAAGGACTGAGTGCCTTCATCGCCTTCAGCAACATTCTGAGTTGGAaagaaatgaaggggaaaaacGGCAG GTTTCGCTGGTGGGGGATTTGAAAGCATGGTGCATGTTAAAAATTCAGAATCTGGAACTGAAGCTTTCTGGAGATTCTAGATCTTCGAGACCAAAATCAACGCAGTCCACAAGTGAGTCTCTCACTGAGACCTTGGATATGGAAAATCTTCATAGTACAAAGGACTGTAAAACAAGCCAGACTCCACTGCAGTCAGATGGTTCACACCAGCATTCTTGCATTGCTCTTCAGAATAGTCTCTCAGAAGATACTAGTAGGAGTCAAGTGCAAACAACAGAACAGAGCTTTGGGAAGCAATATTTTGTAGTTCAAGAAGCCACCACATCAG CATCTTCTCAAGTCGTGAGGCCTAAGGACAAAGCGGGTTACGGCAGACTGCAACAGGAATTGCCATTGTCTGAGTTCTCAGGTTCCAAATTAAGGCACGTTAAAGTCCAAACTGTTTCACAGGCCTCTGCAGAATGTGTAAAGCCAGAGTCACAGGGCGGCTACTGTGTGGACAAAGGAACTCAAACAAAGAAATCAAGAAGTGGTCAGTTGAAGCACCGGCCCCACCAACATGCAGCAGTTCATCCCACACAGCACCAGCAGCCACTTGCTGTCCCTGAAGGAAACCAGCCCAGCCCTCAAGTTGGAAGCACTTCTCAGGCGCTGGAAATCACACAGTATTTCTTTGAGGCTGTTTCCTGTCAGATGGAGAAGTGGTACGAGAGGAAGATTGAGGAAGCTCGAAAGCAAGCCAATCAGAAAGCTCAGGAAGATAAAGCAGCCCTTAAAGAGCACATTAAAAGTTTGGAAGAGGAACTTCATAAGTTAAGGACTAAGGCGCAAAAGGAAAATTAG
- the ANKRD6 gene encoding ankyrin repeat domain-containing protein 6 isoform X5 — MTSSGLEWDYYEFQPVETSSLEYETPRSNSFLLPTKPASPYWNPDAISDWSMSVHTARTSEIDKEKVALVKEVKEEKDKKKQRRKARKDPRRLQREKEADQTALHRATVVGNTDVIAALIHEGCALDRQDKDGNTALHEASWHGFSQSAKLLVKAGANVLARNKAGNTPLHLACQNSHSQSVRVLLLGGSRADIKNNAGDTCLHVAARYNHLPIIRVLLSAFCSVHEKNQAGDTALHVAAALNHKKVVKLLLEEGADGTIVNNAGQTPLEVAREHNNPEVALLLIKAPQVSRFNRGRSLRKKRERLKEERRAQSVPRDEVVQSKASASAADDTHSSDQAPQGICGLKDEAQLPLSELKAMKTKKKKLREKVSANSDPTSPADQQMPPGPQQNLHKRKSKHRCTTATPPHEFRAYQLYTLYRGKNGKIMQAPINGCRCEPLINKVENQLAAAVEEIKAEFVTVQDKMNSKLGQMENKTQHQLRVLDKLMAERLSAERTECLHRLQQHSELERNEGEKRQVSLVGDLKAWCMLKIQNLELKLSGDSRSSRPKSTQSTSESLTETLDMENLHSTKDCKTSQTPLQSDGSHQHSCIALQNSLSEDTSRSQVQTTEQSFGKQYFVVQEATTSGTEHQVVMAGPAPSAASSQVVRPKDKAGYGRLQQELPLSEFSGSKLRHVKVQTVSQASAECVKPESQGGYCVDKGTQTKKSRSGQLKHRPHQHAAVHPTQHQQPLAVPEGNQPSPQVGSTSQALEITQYFFEAVSCQMEKWYERKIEEARKQANQKAQEDKAALKEHIKSLEEELHKLRTKAQKEN, encoded by the exons ATGACTTCCAGTGGCCTTGAGTGGGATTATTATGAATTTCAGCCTGTGGAGACCAGCTCTCTAGAGTATGAAACTCCAAGAAGTAATTCTTTCCTTCTCCCTACTAAACCTGCAAGTCCTTATTGGAATCCTGACGCCATCTCTGATTGGTCAATGAGTGTTCACACTGCACGTACCTCAGAAATAGACAAAGAAAAAGTGGCCCTGGTAAAAGAAGTCAAGGAAGAAAAAGATAAGAAAAAGCAGAGGAGAAAGGCTAGAAAAGACCCTAGAAGATTGCAAAGAGAGAAGGAG GCCGATCAGACAGCTTTGCACCGAGCTACTGTTGTAGGGAATACAGATGTAATAGCAGCTCTTATCCATGAAGGGTGTGCTTTGGACAGACAAGACAAG GATGGGAATACAGCTCTCCATGAAGCCTCTTGGCATGGATTCAGTCAGTCTGCCAAACTGCTTGTTAAGGCAGGAGCTAATGTTCTTGCCAGAAACAAG GCAGGAAATACTCCGTTGCACTTGGCCTGCCAAAACAGTCATTCGCAGAGTGTTCGGGTTTTGCTGCTTGGAGGTTCTCGGGCGGATATCAAAAACAAT GCAGGAGATACCTGTTTGCATGTTGCAGCACGTTATAATCACTTACCCATCATTAGGGTGCTCCTCAGTGCATTCTGTTCGGTCCATGAAAAAAATCAG GCCGGTGATACAGCCCTCCATGTAGCTGCTGCGCTAAATCATAAAAAAGTGGTCAAACTCTTGTTGGAAGAAGGAGCTGATGGGACAATTGTTAACAAT GCTGGTCAGACCCCACTGGAGGTTGCCAGAGagcacaacaaccctgaggtTGCCCTTCTGCTCATCAAGGCTCCACAG GTTTCACGCTTCAACCGTGGAAGAAGCTtgaggaagaagagggaaagaCTGAAGGAAGAAAGGCGAGCACAGTCGGTACCAAGAGATGAAGTGGTGCAGAGCAAG GCCAGTGCCTCAGCTGCAGATGATACTCACAGCAGTGACCAGGCCCCTCAAGGGATATGTGGCTTGAAAGATGAAGCCCAGCTGCCTTTGTCAGAACTCAAAGCGATGAAGACTAAAAAGAAGAAACTGAGAGAAAAG GTATCAGCAAACTCAGATCCCACATCACCAGCTGACCAGCAGATGCCTCCTGGCCCACAGCAGAACTTGCACAAACGCAAAAGTAAACACCGTTGTACAACGGCCACCCCACCCCATGAATTCAGAGCCTACCAGTTATATACACTCTATCGTGGAAAGAATGGGAAGATCATGCAG GCACCAATAAATGGATGCCGGTGTGAGCCACTGATAAATAAAGTAGAGAATCAGCTTGCAGCAGCTGTAGAAGAAATAAAAGCTGAGTTTGTAACCGTACAAGATAAGATGAACAGCAAACTAGGACAgatggaaaacaaaacacagcatCAG CTCCGTGTTTTAGACAAATTGATGGCAGAGAGACTGTCAGCAGAAAGGACTGAGTGCCTTCATCGCCTTCAGCAACATTCTGAGTTGGAaagaaatgaaggggaaaaacGGCAG GTTTCGCTGGTGGGGGATTTGAAAGCATGGTGCATGTTAAAAATTCAGAATCTGGAACTGAAGCTTTCTGGAGATTCTAGATCTTCGAGACCAAAATCAACGCAGTCCACAAGTGAGTCTCTCACTGAGACCTTGGATATGGAAAATCTTCATAGTACAAAGGACTGTAAAACAAGCCAGACTCCACTGCAGTCAGATGGTTCACACCAGCATTCTTGCATTGCTCTTCAGAATAGTCTCTCAGAAGATACTAGTAGGAGTCAAGTGCAAACAACAGAACAGAGCTTTGGGAAGCAATATTTTGTAGTTCAAGAAGCCACCACATCAG GAACAGAGCACCAGGTAGTAATGGCTGGTCCTGCTCCTTCCGCAGCATCTTCTCAAGTCGTGAGGCCTAAGGACAAAGCGGGTTACGGCAGACTGCAACAGGAATTGCCATTGTCTGAGTTCTCAGGTTCCAAATTAAGGCACGTTAAAGTCCAAACTGTTTCACAGGCCTCTGCAGAATGTGTAAAGCCAGAGTCACAGGGCGGCTACTGTGTGGACAAAGGAACTCAAACAAAGAAATCAAGAAGTGGTCAGTTGAAGCACCGGCCCCACCAACATGCAGCAGTTCATCCCACACAGCACCAGCAGCCACTTGCTGTCCCTGAAGGAAACCAGCCCAGCCCTCAAGTTGGAAGCACTTCTCAGGCGCTGGAAATCACACAGTATTTCTTTGAGGCTGTTTCCTGTCAGATGGAGAAGTGGTACGAGAGGAAGATTGAGGAAGCTCGAAAGCAAGCCAATCAGAAAGCTCAGGAAGATAAAGCAGCCCTTAAAGAGCACATTAAAAGTTTGGAAGAGGAACTTCATAAGTTAAGGACTAAGGCGCAAAAGGAAAATTAG